A segment of the Strix uralensis isolate ZFMK-TIS-50842 unplaced genomic scaffold, bStrUra1 scaffold_258, whole genome shotgun sequence genome:
CCAGGCCCTGAACCCCCACAGTGGCCGCGGCCGGAACAGCTCCCGGCTGGAGCTGCGGGTCTGGGGTGAGTAGCCAGGGGCGCTTGTGCCACTgtccccgccgctgccgccaccaCCGTCCCTGCCACCGCGCCGTGCGGCGAGGGGGGAGCTGTGGGGGTGCGGGTGCAAGGGCACCACACGAGCCAGGACCCTCTGACCCCCCTGCGCCCGTCTGTTCGCAGAGTTGCTGACGCAGCCGGCGGTGACGCCGGACAACGCGACGGTGACGGAGAACGACACCGTCACCCTGagctgccgcagcccccccggcacCGAGACCGTGGCCTGGCTGCACGACGGGGCGCCGGTGGCGGCTGGCGGccgcctgtccctgtccccagacaACCGCACGCTGACGGTGCGGCCGGTGCAGCGGGGTGATGCCGGTGCCTACGCGTGCCAGGTCAGCAACGCCATCAGCGCCAACCGCAGCGACGACGCCACCATCACCGTCGTCTGTGAGTCCCCACGCCGTCCCCGTGTCCGCCGCACCATCCTGTGCCTGCGTCCCCTGCGCCATCCCCGTGTCTgtcctctgtccccatcccccgtgccatccccatccctgcgTCCTGtgtccatccctgtccccgtgtccccatgccATCGCTgtcctgtgtccctgtccccgtccccccacgCTGTCACCGCCCCTCGTGACCCGTGTCTGTCCCCGTCCCCGTGTGTCCCGTGCTGTCCCTGACCCGGCCCCACACTGTGCCTGTCCCCACGTCCCCGATGTCCCCTCGCCCCTCCCCACGACCCCTCACCCCTCTCCCCCGCAGATGGTCCCGATGGCGTCACCGTCACCCCGCCGGGACCCCTGTGGCTGCGGCTGGGGTCCCGCCTGGAGCTGctctgcgccgccgccgccgctcctccgCCGCTCTTCGCCTGGGCCCGCGGCAACGCCAGCCTGGCCACCGGCAGCCGCCTGCGCCTTGACTTTGGGGACCCCGGCCAGGCCGGTGAGTACCGCTGCCGGGCCACCAACCCCGCCCTGGGCCGCGCCGCCGAggcctctgtgctgctgctgcaggaagaggGTGAGTGGGAGCGGGGGGGCCCCGGCACGGGGGGTCACCGCCCCGCACGGCGGGACCCCAATGCGGCAGGCTCTGGCGGTGGGCGCCCCCGCTCCCTCGCTGCCGGGGCCCCCCTCTTTGGGGGcgcccctccgcctccccccagGTCTCGGCAGCGGGGCCATCGCCGGCATCGTCTTGGGGacgctgctggggctgctgctgctggcggccgCTGGGTACCTGCTCTGGCGCCGCGTCGGCAGGTAACGGGGCTGGGTCCCCCTGGGCCCCCCCAGGATCCCCCCTGGACCCCCAGTCCCCGCTCAGGGCTCCCCTCTACCCCCAGGTCTTCTGCTCCCACCTCTCTCAACCTCAACGGAGCCAAACCCAGCGCCGCCCCCCGCGGTGAGtcctctgcacccccagccccctccccgtgTCTCGGGGTGTCACGGGGACCCCCAAAGCCTTGGCGGGCTCATCTCAccccccctctgccccacagAGGCCCCGGCTGCAGACGGTGTGGACAGCACGGTAAGGGGGAGGCTCTGGGCAATCTCGGGGGGCTCCGGCAGGAGGCTGTGGGTCCCCGACACGCAGTGCTGCCTTTTTCAGGAGGAGGTCAAGTACTCGACCCTGACCTTCAGCACCCCGGGGGGGCCGGCGCCCCACAGCGCCCCCCGCCTCGACGGTGGCACCGTCTACTCCGAGGTCAGGCGGAAATAGGGGCCGCAGCGGGGTCGGGGCCCCCGGCTGGTCCCGGGGTTCAGGGCTGCCCCGTGTGGGGACGCTTCGAAATAAAGGAGGCGACGGGAGGAGAGATCCTGGCGCGATGCACGCGCAGCCCCTCGCACGCGCGTGTGACCCGCTCGACGTCCCGCGTCCCACCGCCCCTGGTGGAACTTTCTCCTTCGCGTCCGGCCTAAGGCTGGTTCAACTCTGCCTAAGCCAGCCTAACCCCAGCCTAACCctgccccggcgctgccccccgctccccccgagGACGggcccccgcgctcccccgcaccccccgggccGAGGAGGACGAGGCGGGCGGAGGCGGCGACGCTTTAATGCCGGGGTGTCGGGGGGGTGTCGGGGGCACCACGAGActggcccccgccccccccctgcGCGGCGCCGGCTcacggggggggcggggccggctcgggggggcggggccgcagCGCCGGGGCGGGCGCCCCCTCGCAGATCGGCGCCTCCTCCCCTGGGGGGACGCGCGGAGATGGGGGGGCCCCGCCGTCCGGGGGACACCCAGGCGTCCGCCGGGGGGCCGCGCAgtccgggggggtccccgccgtCCGGGTCCAGTGCTCACCCTCGCGGGAGGCCGCgggcttcctccctccctctgggCCGCTCCTCGCGTCCCTGCAAAGAGCCACGGGGAGCTTGGGGGGGGGGCCCAGCGttcggggggggggacaccccccggCGTCcggggagggaggctgggggggaACCGCGGGGTCCGGGCGGGAGGGGCAGAGCACCCACGGTGGACGGGGGAAGCTGTTCAGGGCGGGGGAC
Coding sequences within it:
- the LOC141938723 gene encoding cell adhesion molecule CEACAM1-like isoform X2 produces the protein MNHRAPGPRRSPCGATVLTAALLLSCPSPARGQAPPFAIRQDPAAARAGGDVTFVLEPAPGRVLSCSWYRAPSTDLAFEIFTYFAEPDLGQLNGSAHTGRETGAADCSMCIRQLRLNDSGAYTVAVRQPASASASASLVVHVPLTQPAVTPDNATVTENDTVTLSCRSPPGTETVAWLHDGAPVAAGGRLSLSPDNRTLTVRPVQRGDAGAYACQVSNAISTNRSDAATVTVVYGPDAVTVTPAGPLDLPAGSPLTLTCAAAAVPAPHYTWFFGETRHPGATWVLDRLSLVHGGGYVCQALNPHSGRGRNSSRLELRVWELLTQPAVTPDNATVTENDTVTLSCRSPPGTETVAWLHDGAPVAAGGRLSLSPDNRTLTVRPVQRGDAGAYACQVSNAISANRSDDATITVVYGPDGVTVTPPGPLWLRLGSRLELLCAAAAAPPPLFAWARGNASLATGSRLRLDFGDPGQAGEYRCRATNPALGRAAEASVLLLQEEGLGSGAIAGIVLGTLLGLLLLAAAGYLLWRRVGRSSAPTSLNLNGAKPSAAPREAPAADGVDSTEEVKYSTLTFSTPGGPAPHSAPRLDGGTVYSEVRRK
- the LOC141938723 gene encoding cell adhesion molecule CEACAM1-like isoform X1 yields the protein MNHRAPGPRRSPCGATVLTAALLLSCPSPARGQAPPFAIRQDPAAARAGGDVTFVLEPAPGRVLSCSWYRAPSTDLAFEIFTYFAEPDLGQLNGSAHTGRETGAADCSMCIRQLRLNDSGAYTVAVRQPASASASASLVVHVPLTQPAVTPDNATVTENDTVTLSCRSPPGTETVAWLHDGAPVAAGGRLSLSPDNRTLTVRPVQRGDAGAYACQVSNAISTNRSDAATVTVVYGPDAVTVTPAGPLDLPAGSPLTLTCAAAAVPAPHYTWFFGETRHPGATWVLDRLSLVHGGGYVCQALNPHSGRGRNSSRLELRVWELLTQPAVTPDNATVTENDTVTLSCRSPPGTETVAWLHDGAPVAAGGRLSLSPDNRTLTVRPVQRGDAGAYACQVSNAISANRSDDATITVVYGPDGVTVTPPGPLWLRLGSRLELLCAAAAAPPPLFAWARGNASLATGSRLRLDFGDPGQAGEYRCRATNPALGRAAEASVLLLQEEGEWERGGPGTGGHRPARRDPNAAGSGGGRPRSLAAGAPLFGGAPPPPPRSRQRGHRRHRLGDAAGAAAAGGRWVPALAPRRQVFCSHLSQPQRSQTQRRPPRGPGCRRCGQHGGGQVLDPDLQHPGGAGAPQRPPPRRWHRLLRGQAEIGAAAGSGPPAGPGVQGCPVWGRFEIKEATGGEILARCTRSPSHARVTRSTSRVPPPLVELSPSRPA
- the LOC141938723 gene encoding cell adhesion molecule CEACAM6-like isoform X5; protein product: MNHRAPGPRRSPCGATVLTAALLLSCPSPARGQAPPFAIRQDPAAARAGGDVTFVLEPAPGRVLSCSWYRAPSTDLAFEIFTYFAEPDLGQLNGSAHTGRETGAADCSMCIRQLRLNDSGAYTVAVRQPASASASASLVVHELLTQPAVTPDNATVTENDTVTLSCRSPPGTETVAWLHDGAPVAAGGRLSLSPDNRTLTVRPVQRGDAGAYACQVSNAISANRSDDATITVVYGPDGVTVTPPGPLWLRLGSRLELLCAAAAAPPPLFAWARGNASLATGSRLRLDFGDPGQAGEYRCRATNPALGRAAEASVLLLQEEGEWERGGPGTGGHRPARRDPNAAGSGGGRPRSLAAGAPLFGGAPPPPPRSRQRGHRRHRLGDAAGAAAAGGRWVPALAPRRQVFCSHLSQPQRSQTQRRPPRGPGCRRCGQHGGGQVLDPDLQHPGGAGAPQRPPPRRWHRLLRGQAEIGAAAGSGPPAGPGVQGCPVWGRFEIKEATGGEILARCTRSPSHARVTRSTSRVPPPLVELSPSRPA